The following DNA comes from Patescibacteria group bacterium.
GTATAAAAAGGATGACAATGAGAACAAATTTCAACCTCCATTTTTTCTACTGTTGAGCCAACATAAAACTTTGCTCCACAGGAGCAAGTTATGACGGCATTTGGATAATATTTTGGATGAATTTCTTTTTTCATATTTTTTTAATTTTAGCAAAAATTCCTTAAAAAATCAAATTAAATTTCTTTTATTA
Coding sequences within:
- the rpmE gene encoding 50S ribosomal protein L31; its protein translation is MKKEIHPKYYPNAVITCSCGAKFYVGSTVEKMEVEICSHCHPFYT